TGATCGAAAAGGCGATGGCCTCGGGGATCAGGGCAAGGGCAACGACAATCCCGGCGAGGATATCGCCGCGAATATTGCCAAACCATTCGGTCCGCAATTGCGGAAGGAAATCGGTGTTCACAGGCTTAACTCCAGTCTCGCAGTCCGCCAGCAATCCGGCAGACGGGTTTCTGTTATATGATCAGGGAATAAAAAGTGGGGCGGAAAGCTGTTTCGTCACTGCCACGCGATAACATCGGCGCTGTTGATACAGCCCGGTCGCAAGCAGGAATTATCGAAACAGTTCTTACATCGGCCCCGTGTCCGTCAAAGGATAAACAAGTTTTGCTGCGTCGCAACGCAGCCTATTTAAAGGAATTCCAGAACCGGCACAACCAACAATATTGGAAGGCTGCGGGTAAAGTGCTGTGATCCAACGTAAAAGACCCCGCTTAAATCAAAGCGGGGTCTTTGTGCATCAACAGGTTGGGCCTGAAATTCTATTTACGATTCTGGCGATTTTCGATCAGATCATCAACCACACCCGGATCGGCAAGGGTCGATGTATCGCCAAGCTGGTCATATTCGTTGGCGGCAATCTTGCGCAGGATACGGCGCATGATTTTGCCCGAACGGGTTTTCGGAAGACCCGGCGACCACTGGATATAATCGGGGCTGGCAATCGGGCCGATTTCCTTGCGCACCCACTGAACCAGTTCCTTGCGCAGTTCTTCGGTCGGTTCTTCACCGGCATTCAGCGTGACATAAGCATAGATGCCCTGTCCTTTGATGTCGTGGGGAACACCGACCACGGCGGCCTCGGCCACCTTGGAATGTGCGACCAGTGCACTTTCAACCTCGGCGGTGCCCATCCGGTGGCCTGAAACGTTGATCACGTCATCAACGCGGCCCGTGATCCAGTAATAACCATCTTCGTCCCGCCGTGCACCGTCACCGGTGGTATAGACATTGGCGAATGTGCTGAAATAGGTCTGGATGAACCGTTCATGATCGCCATAAACCGTGCGCATCTGCCCCGGCCAGCTATCCTTGATCACAAGGTTGCCATCGGTTGCGCCGGCAAGTTCCTTGCCTTCATTATCCAGAAGGGCGGGCTGCACACCAAAGAACGGAAGCGTCGCTGACCCCGGTTTAAGGTCGGTCGCACCCGGAAGCGGCGTAATCAGGATGCCGCCGGTTTCGGTCTGCCACCAGGTATCGACAATCGGGCATTTCCGTTTACCGACATGCTCGTGATACCATTCCCATGCCTCGGGGTTGATCGGCTCGCCCACCGAACCAAGGATACGCAGGGACGAAAGATCCGCCTTGTTGACCCAGCTTTCGCCTTCGCGCATCAGGGCACGGATCGCGGTTGGCGCGGTATAGAAGATATTGACCTTGTGCTTCTCGCACACCTGCCAGAAACGCGACGCATCCGGATAGCTCGGCACACCCTCAAACATCAGGGTCGTTGCCCCGTTGGCCAGTGGTCCGTAAACGATATAGCTGTGCCCGGTGACCCAGCCAACATCGGCCGTACACCAGTAAATATCGCCTTCGTGATAATCAAAGACATACTGATGGGTCATTGATGCGTAAACAAGGTAACCGCCCGACGTATGCAAAACGCCCTTTGGCTTGCCGGTCGAACCCGACGTATACAGAACGAAAAGCGGGTCTTCGGCATTGACTTCGGTCGGCGGGCAATCAGGGGATGCTGCCTCGCAGACCTCGTGATACCAGACGTCGCGGGCATCGTTCCACGCAATGTCCTTGCCGGTGTGCTTGACGACAACAAGCTTTTCGACGGATTTGACACCGGGATGCGAAAGCGCTTCGTCCGCATTGCGTTTCAGCGGCACACCGCGCCCGCCACGAAGGCCTTCATCCGATGTGATGACAACCTTCGCACCGCAATCTTCAACGCGGCCGGCCAATGCTTCGGGCGAAAAGCCGCCAAATACGATGGAATGGATCGCACCGATGCGCGCGCAGGCCAGCATCGAAACCGCTGCGGCCGGGATCATCGGCAGATAAATGACAACGCGGTCGCCCTTGCCGACACCCATCGATTTAAGCGCGTTGGCAAACCGGCAGACACGTTCATGCAGGTCTTTATAGGTGATATGTTCGGAAACGGACGGATCGTCGCCTTCGAAAATGATCGCGGTCTGATCACCGCGTTTTGCCAGATGACGATCAAGGCAGTTGGCCGCAACGTTCAGCGTACCGTCTTCATACCATTTGATATAAAGGTCCTTGGTGTCAAAGCTGACATTCTTGACCTTGGTAAACGGCTTGATCCAGTCGATGCGTTTGCCATGTTCGCCCCAGAAGCCTTCGGGGTCTTCGACCGACTGCTTGTACATGGCGTCGTATTTTGCCTTGTCGATCAGCGCGCCCTTCGCGATGTCGTCGGATACGGGATAAACGTTCGCAGACATATGTGGCCTCTTGTTCGTTTCCTGTTGTCTGTACGTTCGCACCGGTTACCTGCCCGCTGAAAGGTCTTTGGGCCGGTGCGATATTCTTGTGCGTTTCAGGTACCGGTTTTCGCAGTCGCAATAACTGGTGCGGGACAACCGAACGGGCGATACAAGATCATCCGGTCGATATGGCGTAAATCGGTTCCTGTCGCTTGCGCCCTATGCTAGTGCGCTGATGGATTTCAGGGAATACAACTTAAGACGGGGGGCAAAATGGCGCGCAACTGCCGCGGCACCGTTCTGATTTCCCTGCCTTGCGTTTGGATGCATTGTTGCAACACAACCAATCCATCCCAGCAATCCTGTCTGGATGCTGACAAACGAGCATTCCCTGAAGTAGGTAATTGAAACATAGTGATATTATTGCGATTTCGCCAGTCACGATCTGACGTTTTGCGACGTTTCACAGCGATATATCAAATCGGTTGCGTTCTGGATTTAATGGAACAAAACAGATACAAAGAAATCAGGCTATAACCAAACGGTGGGAATATGGATCCGATCTCTCTTGCAGCGGGCGCAATTGCGGCACTTGTCGTCGCACTGGTTTTCAGTGTGCTGATGGTCAAACGCACCAAAGAAGCCGTGATGGCAGAGGCAGAGTCGCGAACCGCCCTGCTGGCAGCACAACTCGATCAGGTCGATGCAACCCGGCGTGAACTGGCAAACGAATTGGCAACCACGCGTAACCGGCTTTCCGAAGAATCCGAAAAGCGCGCCATTGCCGAAACCAGACTGGAAAAAGAGCGCGAAGCCACCACCGAAAAGCTCGCGATGCTTGATGATGCGCGCACCAAACTGCTTGATAGCTTCAAGGCATTGTCGTCTGACGCGCTTAAAGTCAACAATGACGAGTTCATGAAGCTGGCGCGTGAGAATTTCTCGCGCATGCAGGAAGGGGCCAAAGGCGATCTGGAAAAACGCCAGCAGGCCATCGACAGCCTCGTCAAACCGATTCAGGAACGTTTGCAGGCGTTTGATACCAAGGTCAATGAACTGGAAAATTCGCGCAAGGAAGCTTATGGCGAATTGCGCAATCAGGTCGGCCAGCTGGTTGAATCGCAAACCCGTCTGTCCAAGGAAACCCAGACGCTAAGCTCTGCCCTGCGGTCTAGTTCGTCGGTATCAGGCAAATGGGGTGAATTGCAGCTGCGCCGGATCGTTGAGCTGGCCGGCATGCTCAAACATTGCGATTTCGAAGAACAGGTGCATTTCAATACCGACGAAGGCGCGCAGAAGCCCGATATGGTCATTCATCTGCCGGGTGGTAAAAACATCGTCGTCGATGCCAAGGCCCCGACATCGGCCTATCTTGAGGCGATCGATGAAAAGCACGACGACATCCGTCGCGAGGCCCTGATGGGCACCTATGTGACCAATGTGCGCAAGGTGATTTCCGACCTGTCAAAAAAATCCTATTGGAAATCGGTCGATTCGCCCGAATTTGTTGTTCTGTTTCTGCCGGGCGAAAGCTTCTTTTCGGCGGCCCTTGAACGCGATCCCCGCCTGATCGAAGACAGCTTCCGCGATGGTGTCATTCTGGCGACCCCGACAACCTTGTTGGGACTTCTGAAGGCGGTGGCCTATGGCTGGCGTCAGGAAGCCCTGGCCGAAAATGCCCGCGATATCAGCGAAATCGGTCAGCAGCTTTTTGATCGTCTGGGGACCCTTGCCAAAAACTTTGCCTTGATGGGCAAGTCGCTTGAAAGCACGGTCAAAAACTACAACAAGACTCTTGGCACGCTTGAAGGAACGGTTCTGGTTTCAGCGCGCAAGCTCAAGGAAAAGCATATCGTTGCCGACGACCGCGCCATCGAAGAACCACTTCATGCTGAAACCCATGTGCGTGAAATCACCAAAACCGAATTGCTTGGCGCACCTTCTGATGTTTTGACGGCCCAAACCGATGATGATGACGATGAAACGCCCCATACCGGTACCGATCATGGCTGAGTTGCACGTTAATCGCGTTAATATGGGGCTGTTGCTTGACTAAGCTGCGACGAAACCTTATCTCGAAGCGCTGATTTCGCTATAATGCGATGAACGCATAGATTTCCAGACCGGACAGAAGACACATGGCCCTGCGCGACATTCTCATTGTTCCCGACCCCCGCCTTAAGCAGGAATGCGAAGAGGTGGCACAGGTGAATGACGAAATCCGTGAATTGCTCGATGACATGCTTGAAACCATGTATGCGGCACCGGGTATCGGCCTTGCCGCGCCCCAGATCGGCGTGATGAAGCGTGTGGTTGTCATGGATGTGTCCGATGACAAGGAAAAGCCCCAGCCGCTGAAACTCGTGAACCCGGAAATCATCTGGGAATCCGAGGATACATCTGTCTATCAGGAAGGCTGCCTGTCGATCCCGGAACAATATGCCGATGTCGAACGCCCTGCCGAAGTTGGCCTGCGCTATCTGGATGAAAACGGCAAGGAGCATGAAATTGAGGCCGACGGCCTTCTCGCAACCTGCATCCAGCATGAACTTGATCACCTTGATGGCATTCTGTTCACGGATTATCTCAGTGCGCTTAAGCGCAATATGATCCTGAAAAAGGTGCAGAAGCTGCAAAAGACGAAAAAGTCTGCCTGAGTCGATCAGTTTTCAGTCTTAAGAAGGGCCGTATGATCGGCCCTTTCATTTTGCGCGCGGTTTGAGGGAGCCGATATCCATTCCGATGATCCAGCCTTCGCGTTTGCGGATGATCGGGCGATCAGGCAGATATTCGGGATGTTTGCCATCGGCAATGCGGATCAGTCCCAGGGCTCCGACCAGCGCATCAAACGCATCGTCCTTGCCCTCGTCAGGGCCGAAACCTGATTTGATGTCGGCCACAACTGCGGTGTTTATTTCAATTCCATTTCCCACGGCATAGTCGATCAGGGCCGCAATAGCCAGAGTACGGCTTTTATGATTTGATTTGGTCACCTCATCAATACCGAGCCAGCCATAGATTTCACCGGGATAGGTTTCAATCAGGGTTACGCCGTTCTGTTGGCAGCATGTCGAAATATCACCGGTAAAGGGCCATATGTTAAATCCATCGCGATAGCCGGGAATGATCAGATGTTCGAGCCCGTGCAACATTGCTTTGCCAACCTGATTGGCACCAAGGGTCCAGAAAGACGGGCAGGCGGCGGGGCGGTGATAGGTGGCCCCTTCGCACAGGCGATAAAGCTTATCAAAGCTTGATACACCAAGGGCATCTACAAGATGTCCACGCTTTACACTGCCTTTTACGCGGGCTGTTTTGGGATAGAACGGTCTGTGATGGGTGATTTCGTCCGGGTTTGTGCAGACGTCGGAAAAGCTATCCCATTTGCCAGTGAAAATAATATCCAGCAAAGATTTAAAATCTTGAATATTTGCGCCATCATACCAGTGATCGACAAAGCCGACCGGCATATCAAGACCAAGCCAAAGGGCGTGGTCCCGACCGTATTGTGAAAGTGACTGGCGAAACTGGTTTAACAGTCCGACCGGCTCGATCGCATAAATCAGCCACCCGGATGTATTGCGGCGTGCTTTGGCGACCCATCGGGATTTGGCAGATATGCTCCAGTCTGCATGCCATATATGTTCGACCGGGTATTTGCGCGGCTCGGGAAAGGCTTGGCTTGTCATTTCCGCAAGATAGCGCCAAATTGCCGACCAGTAATCGAAAAATACCCCCGACATTGTGATGAATGGACGTGACCGATGACCAAGCTGCGCATTGCCTTTATGGGAACTCCGGATTTTGCCCTTGTGGCGTTAAAGCAACTGGTCGCAGCCGGTCATGATATTGTCTGCGTCTATTCCCAGCCGCCACGCCCGGCCGGTCGCGGGCAAAAGGAAACGCCGACCCCGGTTCATGCATGGGCGCAAGAACAGGGGATCGAGGTCCGCACGCCTGTTTCCCTGAAATCAGATGACCAGAAACAGGCCTTTGCCGACCTTGATCTTGATGTTGCGGTGGTCGCGGCCTATGGCCTGATCCTGCCAAAGGCTATTCTCGATGCGCCGAAATATGGCTGCCTGAACATCCACGCGTCTCTTCTGCCGCGCTGGCGTGGTGCGGCCCCGATCCAGCGCGCCATACTGGCGGGGGATGACAAGACCGGTGTGACCATCATGCAGATGGATGTCGGGCTTGATACCGGTGACATGCTGTTGGTCGGTGATATTCCGATCACGTCCGAAACTTATGCCAATGCCCTGCATGACGATCTTGCCGAGCTGGGGGGCAAACTGATTGTCGAGGCGCTTGAAAAGCTTCCGGTCGGTGGATTCCGGGCAACCAAACAGCCTGAAGACGGCGTGACCTACGCTGCCAAGCTTGAAAAATCCGAGGCAAAGCTTGATTTCACCGATGATGCTGCGGCACTTGAACGCAAGATCCGCGCATTTACCCCATGGCCGGGTGCCTATTTCGAATTTGGCAAGGAACGTATCAAGCTGCAGGCCGCCATCGTTACCGACCAGACCGGTCCGGCGGGCACCATCCTTGACGATAATCTGACGATTGCGTGCGGCACCGGTGCATTGCGCCCGACCCGCATTCAACGGCCGGGCAAGGCAGTTATGGATACCGATGCGGTGTTGCGCGGCTATGACAAGCTTGCCAAGGGCGTGGTTTTACAGGGCTAAGTCCATGGAAATGGTATTCGACATTCGCAAAGCCACTAACCGGGACGGCGATCAAATCGCAATCCTGATTGATGCGGTCTTTGCTGACTATCCCGGTTGTATCTTTGACCGTGCGGGCGAGTTTCCTGAACTTGATGCGATTGCCGATGATTTCACCGCCGGGAATGGTTGTATCTGGGTTGTCGAGGGGGATGGGCGTGTTTTGGGATGCCTTGGCATCAAATACGATCCGGCGCAAAAGCAGGCGGAATTGCACAAGGTCTATCTGGATCGTGCCACCCGCGGGCAGGGCGTTGCACAACGCATGCTGACAAAGGCGCTTGATTGGCTGGTGCAAACCCATCCTGATTGCACCGAACTTGTCCTGTGGACCGATACACGGTTTGAAGCCGGACATCGCTTTTATGAAAAATGCGGGTTCACCCGAACTGGCGAAACCCGCATTCTTGATGATCTTAGTGCCTCGTCGGAATACCGGTTCAAAGCTCCACCGAACGATGTTCTGCTTCGGATTACCTGACCGTTTGCGAACTCAGCTTTGCTGCCCGGTTACCGGGGCTGCTATGGCCTTGGTTTCGGCAACGGCTTCGGGTTTGCGGACCGAACGCGCATCGCGCAGGCCAAGCTCCCATGGCGGGATGGGGGTGAATTTTTCGGCCAGGAAGTCCACAAAGGCACGAACCTTTGGCGACAGGTGGCGTTTGTGTGGATACACCGCCGAAATCCATGCCAGATCGTGAACATATTCCGTCAGAACCGGCGTCAGGCGACCTGCCCGGATATCTTCATGCACGAGGTACTCTGCCAGTCTCGCCATGCCAAGGCCAGCGACCACCGCTTCGTGCAATGCGTCGCCGTCATTTGCGGAAAAACTGCCCTGTGCGCGAAATGAAACATGGCCTTCGGGGGTGTCGAAATGCCAGTCGTTGAAGCTTTCGCGCGAAGACAGATGCAGACAGTCGTGATTTTCAAGTTCCTGTGGCTTGCGCGGAATACCGTTCTTTTCCAGATATTCCGGCGATGCGACGATCATGCGGCGGTTGACCGCATATTTGCGCGCGATCAGCGATGAATCTTCAAGGGCTGACAGGCGAATCGCCAGATCGTAACCATCGTTGACCAGATCGGTGAATTTGTCGTCGAGCGTCAATTCAATCCTTACATCGGGATAACGCGCCAGAAATTCCGGAATCAGCGGCACGACCTGATACTTGGTAAACGCCACTGAAGCATTGATGCGAAGCGTTCCGCGCGGGGCGGCATAAAGCTGGGTCACGACTTCTTCGGCTTCCTCGATCTCGTTTAGGATCGTGCGGGCGCGCTCGTAAAAGGCACGGCCTTCTTCGGTCAGGCTAAGCTGGCGGGTGGTGCGCATCAAAAGACGCGCGCCAAGTCTGTCTTCAAGGCGCGAAATGTATTTTGAAACCGCCGAAGGTGACAGACGCATGGTCCGTGCAGCAGCTGAAAAGCTGCCTTCTTCAACGGCATGGACAAAGATTTCCATTTCTGCGGCGCGATCCATCGGCATGTTTCCTATTTATGACGCATATTCACAAGTAATGTGCATATTGAGGTAATTCTCTTCTGCCGTAAAGGAAATTAGATTGGGTTCATCAAACGCGACACGTTGTCGCAATGAACCAAATTCTTAAAGGAGGTCTGCCATGACCACTTATGCTGACATCACCAAGCTGAACATCAAAACCAGCGAGATTGAAGCTGGCGTGCGCAAAGGCCAACAGCTCCGCGCTGAATATATCGGTAGCCTGTTCCGCAGCCTGTTCAAAGGCTCTGACAAGTCCGCCGACATCAAGCATCCGGCTGGCACCGTTGGCGGTGCTGCCTAATTGACGACCTCGCGGTCGAGCGACGTTTGATCTTCCTCCCCAAACGACGCTCCCGCGATGGACTACTGCGTTTTTTCTAGCGTCTTCCTCCCTAGACGACGCTGTTTTCCCGACTGGCCCGGGCTCTTTTGAGCTCCGGGCCATTTTTTTGTCTCATCGTCGACCGGCTTTGAAATCCCGCCGCCTTATTCACCGGTTTGGCGGGCGACGCCCGGCGGGATATAGAAGCCCGGCCGTTCCGACATCCATGACAGTACCGAAACCACCGCCATTGCCACGATGGTGATCCAAAGCGTCGTGCCGATATCAATATCGGCGGCAAACATCCAGCCATAGATCGCCGGGCCAATCGCCGATGCCAGAACCATGACCGCAGTCAAAGTGCTTCGAACCGCACCAATTTCATCCAGTGGCACCAGTTCCGGGATAATCGCGGTGCGTAATGTTGTGGCAAAGCCGGTGGTGATCCCCAACATCCCCATATAAACCGGGATCATGACCGGGGTTTCGGTGATCGCCAGCAACGATACCGCCCCGATGGCCGGGATCAGATGATAGGGGAACAGCTTGCGAGCGGTATGGCTGTCAATCAGCGGTCCGCTGCCAAAGGCCCCGATCACCGATGTGATGGCGAAAACCGTAAAGCCCGCTGCAAACCAGGTGAGGTCGATGTCTTTACTGGCTGAAATCGATCCCTGATGGAAGAACAGGGCGGTCATCACCAGCGGCGGGGCGGCCAGCATCGGCATGCAGAACCAGATATAGCGTGACCGGAACAGGCGTGGATGGCTGTCTGTGGGTGACGTATCCCGGGCGACCTCCTGATTCGCACTAGCGGTCTTGCTGTTGTTTTCCATTTTGCCCGGTGCTTCGCGGAATTTCGCGTTATCGCGGATCAGCAGGATCGCAATCGGCATCAGGATAACCACGATGAAAATACCGGCCCCGGCATAGGTGGCCCGCCAGCCAAATCCGGCAATAAGTGCCAGCAGGGTTACCGGCATGATTGCCTCTGCCAACGGAAAGCCGAAGCTTGCAATGGCGAGGGCACGTCCACGACTGCGGTCAAAATAACGCGCAATGCCGGTCATGCTGACATGGCTCATCAATCCCTGCCCAGCCAGACGCAGAATAAACAGGGCCGCAATCAGCATCCAGGCCGACTGTGCGGCGGCAATCACAAGGCAGCCGATGGTCAGCAACACCATGCTCGCCAGGCTGTAGCGCAGCATATCGATGCGGTCGATCAATCGCCCGATGAAAGGCAGGCAGAGCGCGCTTGCGATGGTGATCCCGGCATAAATATTGGCAAACTCGGTTTCATTGATTGCAAGGCTGGCCCCGATGAACGGAACGAAAAGGGCGACCAGAAAGGTCTGGCCGAATGACGAGCCAAAACTATGAAGCGCCCCGAATGCCAACGGGCGGGGTGCCTGACGCAAAAGACTGAGGAATTGCATGAGGTTCAATCAATAGTATGAGGAATTCTTCCGGCGATATTATCTAGGGCGGTGAAAAGCGTCTACTGCCCGAATGCATAGGTATTATGTGCGTGCATAAAGTGAAAAAGCCCCCGCAAGAACATGTCTTGCGGGGGCTTTCGGATCAAAAGTAAGTCGTTTCAGCGGGGAAATCAGGCAGCTATTTTGGCTGCCGGACCATCCGAATGACGGCTTTTCCACCAGTTCAGGCCCAGTATCGCTAGAATGACGACCGTGCCTGCGATCTCTGCCCGAATGTCAGGATAGAAGATGCCAATTGTCGCTGGAACAATCAGAATGCGTGACACCAGATCAATCTTGGCAAACATGAAGCCTTCGAGTGCAGCGGCAAAGGCTGCCAGCGACAGGATCGCGGTAAAGCCGGTCCAGAGCACAAGCGGCAGCGGACCACCAGTGATGATTTCCGGATTGAACACCATGAAGGCCGGGATCAGATAGAGGCCCTTGGCAAATTTCCAGGCCTGCATACTGGTTTCCAATGGACTGGCCCCGGCAATCGCGGCCCCGGCAAAACCGGCAAGCGCAATGGGCGGGGTCACGTTACTGTCCTGAGAATACCAGAACACCACCAGATGAGCGATCAGCAACGGAATGCCGAACTCGTTGGACAGTGCCGGTCCGACCAGAACGATCAGAACGATATAGGATGCCGTCACCGGCAGGCCCATGCCGAGAATCAGGCTGGCGATCAACACCAGAACCAGTGCCAGAACAATATGGCCGCCCGAGAAAGCGATCATCATCGACGAGAATTTCAGACCCAAACCGGTCAGTCCGACGACGCCGACAATAATACCGGCAACAGCGCAGGCCATGCTGACCGCAACCGCATTTTTTGCACCGAGTTCAAGGGCGGCAATTGTAATCCTGACACCATTGGCAAGGGCAACCTTCAGGCGATCATGGCTTGCCTTTTCGCCGTTCTGCGGCGCGACATAGAAGAACCAGATCACGTATCGCAGGGCGGCAACCGCAAGGACGGAAATGATCGCCCAGAAACCGACACGCATCGGTGAAATGTTCAGCACCAGAAGGTAAATCAGAACGCCAAGCGGCAGAATGAATTGCCAGCCTTCCTTAAGCACCTGCTTCCAATCGGGCAGTTCTTCGACCGGCATGCCGCGCATACCGTTTTTCAGCGCGACGATATGGACAAACAGATAAACCGTGCCGAGATACAGGATCGCCGGGAAGATCGAGACCATGACGATTTCAAGATACGGAACTTGTGTATACTCGGAAATCAGGAATGCACCTGCCCCCATGAGAGGTGGCGTGATCTGGCCGCCGGTCGAGGCAGCGGCTTCGATACCACCGGCCTGTGCGGGGCGATAACCCAATTTTTTCATCAGTGGAATGGTAAAGGCCCCGGTGGTGACAACGTTGGCAATCGCCGAACCGCTGATTGATCCCATACCGGCAGACGCCAGCACCGCGGCCTTTGCGGGACCGCCAGCCTTTCTGCCGGTCGCCGCATAGGCCATGTCGATAAAGAATTTACCCGCACCGGTCACTTCAAGGAATGCGCCAAACAGGACGAACATGAAGATGTAGGTCGCTGCAACTCCCATCGGCAGGCCATAAATGCCTTCCTGACCAAGATAAAGCTGACCGACTAGGCGATCCACATCAGCGCCCCGGTGGCTAAGGATGCCGGGCAGCCATTCACCAAGCCATGGCAATGCACCACGTGGACCGGAAAGTGCATAGACGATTGCAACGATGCCAATCACAGTCATGCCAAGGCCAACAGCACGACGGCTGGCTTCGAGTACGGTGACGGTCGCAATGATGCCGATGATCAGATCGGTACTGGTCCAGAAACCCGCACGGTTGAAAATCTCGTCCAGATAGAAGGACAGATAGAACCCCGTAATGAACGCACCAGCCAGAAATCCCAGATCGATAACCCAACCCAGAACGCCCCGTTTGCGGTTCGATCCAAAAACGGGGAACATCAGAAAGGCCAGAAACATCACAAAGGCCAGATGGATCGAACGCTGATAAAACAGGCCAAGCGGCTCGATCCCAGCGCCATACATCTGGAACAGTGAAAGTGCAACGGCGACAACAGAAATTGCCAGTACAACCAGTTTTGGCTGTGGCAGTTTGTCCGCCAAGGACGGAAGCGGTGCCGGTTCAGACATGAAACTTATTCCCCGGTATCAAGGCGGATGGTGACACGGGTGTGTTCAGCCATCTTTGAAAGATATATTTCGTCACCCTCTGTCGTGACGATACGATGGTCGACTGCAAGACTTCCGACGCGCAGGGCATAGGCATTGCCCGGCACAGGTTCGTCGATGTCCTCGATCCAGTATCCGCCACCTTTGGCGCTGGTCAGGACTCCACGACCCGGATAATGGCCAAGACCTGCTGCAAAATCGGGTTGGTATGTACGATGCAGGACCATCCTGCCCAGATCATCGACATAACAATCGATAACCCCGTCACCAGTGACCGAATGGTTCCAGTAAAGGCACCAGCCAGATTGGCGTGGAATTCGTGTTCTGGCCAAAACCGATCCGTCAGCGGCAATGACTTCCAGATGGTCCGTTGCCGTACCCGGCGTGGTTTCAGCATGACGAGCTGGCCCGCTACATGCCGATATCAGAAGGGTAAAGGCGGCCAATGCTGGCCGCCCCCAATTTAGTGAAATCATGGATAAAGCTTAGGCGGAATCGGTGAACCGGTTTCTTCGTAGTAACGAAGGGCACCCGGATGCATCGGAATTGGCGTCGAGTTCAGAGCGAAATCAACGGTGGTGTCGTTGGCAGCCGGGTGAATGGCGATCAGTTCATCAACTTTTTCAAACAGGGTCTTGGTGATCTGATAGGCCAGTTCGTCATCCATTTCTGCATTCACGAACAGAACGTTCGGGGTTGAAACGGTGTTTACCGGTGCGGTTACACCGTCATAGAGCCCTTTGCGCAGCGCATAAGGTGCGAAGGTCGGTTCGGCATCAAGGGCTGCAACGATTTCCTCGTCGCTGAGAGCGATCAGCTTGATCTCGCGGGTGGTTGCGAGGTTGAGGATCGAACTGGTGGGCGGGCCGACGCTCCAGAAACCTGCATCGATATCGCCGTCACGAAGTGCGTCGGCGGTTTCGTTGAAGTTCAGGCGCTGTTCTTCGATGTCATCATAAGAAATGCCGTTGGCTTCAAGCAGGGTTTTGGCAGAAACTTCGGTGCCCGAACCTGGCGCACCAACAGAAACGCGTTTGCCTTTAAGATCGGCAAGGCCGGTAATGCCGCTATCTGCCATTGTCACGATCTGAACGGCATTCGGATAGATCGAAGCCAAGGCGCGAACATTGTCAAGTTTGCGGCCTTCGAATTTGCCTGTACCGGTGAAGCCAGCATAAACAGTATCGGCCAAACCGATTGCAATGTCGCTGTCGCCACGGGAAATAAGGCCCATGTTTTCAACAGATGCACCGGTGACTTCGG
The Thalassospira xiamenensis M-5 = DSM 17429 DNA segment above includes these coding regions:
- the acs gene encoding acetate--CoA ligase, whose product is MSANVYPVSDDIAKGALIDKAKYDAMYKQSVEDPEGFWGEHGKRIDWIKPFTKVKNVSFDTKDLYIKWYEDGTLNVAANCLDRHLAKRGDQTAIIFEGDDPSVSEHITYKDLHERVCRFANALKSMGVGKGDRVVIYLPMIPAAAVSMLACARIGAIHSIVFGGFSPEALAGRVEDCGAKVVITSDEGLRGGRGVPLKRNADEALSHPGVKSVEKLVVVKHTGKDIAWNDARDVWYHEVCEAASPDCPPTEVNAEDPLFVLYTSGSTGKPKGVLHTSGGYLVYASMTHQYVFDYHEGDIYWCTADVGWVTGHSYIVYGPLANGATTLMFEGVPSYPDASRFWQVCEKHKVNIFYTAPTAIRALMREGESWVNKADLSSLRILGSVGEPINPEAWEWYHEHVGKRKCPIVDTWWQTETGGILITPLPGATDLKPGSATLPFFGVQPALLDNEGKELAGATDGNLVIKDSWPGQMRTVYGDHERFIQTYFSTFANVYTTGDGARRDEDGYYWITGRVDDVINVSGHRMGTAEVESALVAHSKVAEAAVVGVPHDIKGQGIYAYVTLNAGEEPTEELRKELVQWVRKEIGPIASPDYIQWSPGLPKTRSGKIMRRILRKIAANEYDQLGDTSTLADPGVVDDLIENRQNRK
- the rmuC gene encoding DNA recombination protein RmuC, which encodes MDPISLAAGAIAALVVALVFSVLMVKRTKEAVMAEAESRTALLAAQLDQVDATRRELANELATTRNRLSEESEKRAIAETRLEKEREATTEKLAMLDDARTKLLDSFKALSSDALKVNNDEFMKLARENFSRMQEGAKGDLEKRQQAIDSLVKPIQERLQAFDTKVNELENSRKEAYGELRNQVGQLVESQTRLSKETQTLSSALRSSSSVSGKWGELQLRRIVELAGMLKHCDFEEQVHFNTDEGAQKPDMVIHLPGGKNIVVDAKAPTSAYLEAIDEKHDDIRREALMGTYVTNVRKVISDLSKKSYWKSVDSPEFVVLFLPGESFFSAALERDPRLIEDSFRDGVILATPTTLLGLLKAVAYGWRQEALAENARDISEIGQQLFDRLGTLAKNFALMGKSLESTVKNYNKTLGTLEGTVLVSARKLKEKHIVADDRAIEEPLHAETHVREITKTELLGAPSDVLTAQTDDDDDETPHTGTDHG
- the def gene encoding peptide deformylase; translated protein: MALRDILIVPDPRLKQECEEVAQVNDEIRELLDDMLETMYAAPGIGLAAPQIGVMKRVVVMDVSDDKEKPQPLKLVNPEIIWESEDTSVYQEGCLSIPEQYADVERPAEVGLRYLDENGKEHEIEADGLLATCIQHELDHLDGILFTDYLSALKRNMILKKVQKLQKTKKSA
- the fmt gene encoding methionyl-tRNA formyltransferase translates to MTKLRIAFMGTPDFALVALKQLVAAGHDIVCVYSQPPRPAGRGQKETPTPVHAWAQEQGIEVRTPVSLKSDDQKQAFADLDLDVAVVAAYGLILPKAILDAPKYGCLNIHASLLPRWRGAAPIQRAILAGDDKTGVTIMQMDVGLDTGDMLLVGDIPITSETYANALHDDLAELGGKLIVEALEKLPVGGFRATKQPEDGVTYAAKLEKSEAKLDFTDDAAALERKIRAFTPWPGAYFEFGKERIKLQAAIVTDQTGPAGTILDDNLTIACGTGALRPTRIQRPGKAVMDTDAVLRGYDKLAKGVVLQG
- a CDS encoding GNAT family N-acetyltransferase translates to MEMVFDIRKATNRDGDQIAILIDAVFADYPGCIFDRAGEFPELDAIADDFTAGNGCIWVVEGDGRVLGCLGIKYDPAQKQAELHKVYLDRATRGQGVAQRMLTKALDWLVQTHPDCTELVLWTDTRFEAGHRFYEKCGFTRTGETRILDDLSASSEYRFKAPPNDVLLRIT